The sequence below is a genomic window from Candidatus Zixiibacteriota bacterium.
CAATGCCCGGCTTGATATGGTCGAGATCGATATCCAGCTTAACCAGTACGGGTCGGCGATTATGGCCGCTGATGAAATCATTCCCGAATTCGGCCGGCTGGGAATGCGCTATGAGCAGGCCAAAGCCTGTTTCTTTGCCGCCGAGGCCCGGATCAAGCTGGGAGATTATGTCCTGGCTTCACGCCGGTTGCGAACGGCCGAATCACTTTTTGTCAGGGAAGACAACAATCACTGGCTGGGTATGATTCATATTACCAAGAGCCGTCTGATGATCGCCCGGAGGCGGTTTGCGGACACTCTCAGGGAGACTGACCGGGCTATCGAAAGATTTGTGCGAAGCGGCAATGAACGGCGGCGGATCGATGCCGAGATAATAAAAATCGAGGCTATGATGCAGAAGGGTGATATCCGGGGCGCCTTGAAACTGGCCGGGACCTTTACCGATGAAAAACTGGTCAGCTACCAGTTGTACAACTTGCACTGTGTTATCGGGCAGTGCTATTACAATCTCCGGGAATATGATGTGGCTCTGGATAAGTTCCGTGAAGCGGTATGGATTGTCGAAAAAATGCTGGAAGGTCTCTATCCCGATGAAATTAGCTATTTTTTCGTAATCGATAAATATTACAGCTACAAAATGGTGGTCGATTGCCTTTTAAAACTGGGACGCATACAGGATTCCTTCATCTCCAATCTTAAGGCCCTGGAAATTATCAACCGCAAGGCCGCCTCCGAACGACATCTGGAAAAAGAGGTTCCTCAGGAACTGGTAAACCGGCGCGATGAACTTCGGGCGGCGCTGAAAAAGATGAACCAGTCGCCCCGGGACAGCCAGCGACAGGCTTACAGCTATGCCCGATATTTTGCGCTGGAACAGGAACTCTGGGCCAACGAGCGCAAGATTCGAGCTTGCCTCTATCCCGACCGGATCAAGAAAGACAACGGCTTAGGGGCGAACGACGATATTATCGGATTACTGCGCCCGGATGAAACCATCGTCAATTTCATCACCACCGGGGCAATTACCGGGGTCTTTTGTGTCAACCGCAATAAAACGGAATTTGCTCAGCTGGAATTGAATCATGATGTGCTGGAATCGCTTCTCAGGCGATTACATTTTGTCTTTGAATCGGTGGTTTCGGGATATAAATATATTGATGAAGCGGGATTGGCGGCCGAAACCTATCTTAAGGAGATTTATCGGCTGGTTTTCAAACCGATCCGATCCCATCTTACCGGCGACAGAATAATAATCATGGCCGACGGCAGTTTCGGCCAGATTCCCTTCAATGCCCTCAAGGATGAAAACAATCATTATCTGATGGAAGATTTCCGTCTCAGTTACGCGGTCAATCCCGATGATCTTCGGGACAGAACCGAACTGGCCGGACTGAGCGAATGGAAAAACAATGCCATTTTCGCCATTTCGGGTGATTTACTGCCTTCGATTGAAATCGAGGCCCGCCGGATAAAAGATATTTTCGGTCAATCGAAAGTATATTATGACCAGGCCGCTGACCGTCAGTCGCTGTTGAAAGAAATTGGGCGGGCCGATGGTTTTCTGCATATTGCCGCCCATGCCTCACGATCATCGGAAAACCCCCTGTTTTCCCGGATTTTAATGGGTGACGGCCCATTTTATCCCTTTGATCTCTTCGAAACAGGTATAAGAGCAAAGCTGGTAACGCTTTCCGGTTGCCAAACGGCCGCTCCCGGATTATATTACGGTAATTCTTTCAGTCTCGCCAAAGCCTTTTATCAGGCGGGGGGAAGATTCGTCCTGGCGACATTATGGCCGGTGGCCGATAAGGTCAGCATGCTGTTTATGATACGATTTTATCAGGCACTGGCCGAGAAAGAAAATATACATGAGGCGTACTGGAAAACGGTCAGGTCGATGATCGACGTCACCGATAATCCGGCTTTCTGGAGTTCATTTGTGTTATTGGGAATATAGATCAGGATGGGCATATGATACGATTTAAAAACATTCGGCGTGTTTTAGCGGTCTTTTTATCGATAATATCTATACTGCTGGTGTCGCAACCGGAGTTGTGGGCACTTGACAGAATGGCGGATCAGGCAATTGTCCGAGTCCGTGGGAATGTCAATATTAATTCCGTCATAGGTGACATCAACGGTATGCCGATCGATTCCATCAATCAGAGCAACACCTACCTGGTGACATTCCCCGGCACGATTCCGGTTGATTCCGCCGTCAACAGACTTCGCCCTGAAAACGGGGTTCTACATGCCCAGCCCAATTTTATCTGGACGTTACCGGAAGTCGAGCAGATCAGCCAATCATTTCCCGATGAAAATCGCCCGGTTTTCACTATGGGAATCAGCCCGATACAATACTACGATACGGCCCTGGTGTATGATATCAATTCCGATACGGCCAACACGTTTTCCACCGGTGCCGGGGTGGTGGTCGCGGTGATCGATAATGGTATCAGGGCCGATCATCCGCTTTTTGTCAATTCACTGGCCGGACCCGGTTATGATTTTGTCGATGCCGATGATGATCCTTCGGAAGTGCCCGGCGAGGTTTTCGGCCACGGGACATTCGTGGCGGGAATAATCAAGCGAATCGCCCCGGATTGTCAGATTTTACCGATCCGGGCTTTCGATGCCGACGGCTACGGCAATTCCTTCACTGCCGCCAAGGCTATTTATTACGCACTGGAGCATGGTGCCGATGTTATTAATATGAGTTTCAGCATGAATGAATCGAACCTGGTCATGGGCACGGTCATCCAGGAGGTTCTGCGCGGCGGTCCCGTAATGGCGGCGGCTTCCGGCAATGACGGCCTGGAAATGGTTACCTATCCTTCCGGCTACAGCGGTGTTATTGCGGTTTCGGCCATCGATACAGCCGATTATATTGCCGATTTTTCCAATTTCGGTTATTATCTCGATGTTTGTGCTCCCGGGGTTAATATTTACAGTTCCCTGGCCGGCGAATACGAATGGGGTACCTGGAGCGGGACATCTTTCTCAGCCGCCATGGTCAGCGGGACAGCCGCCCTGGTTCGGCAGGTTAAACCCGATTTTAATTCCAAAAAAGTATCCAAAGTTCTTCGCCTGAGTGCCAACCGGTATCTGGATTGGGGTTATATAGAGGGGAACGAAATTCATTATGGTTTCGGTTGTGTCGATGCCCTGGGGGCGGTTAACGGGGCCATGACAGCTGATGACAATTTCGGTGAGGAAGCGCCCAATATCCTCAATGTCACCGACATGATCCGGTTTATTTA
It includes:
- a CDS encoding CHAT domain-containing protein, with translation MIDLSHIQDLNSRSAVEAFISDRYDDNVLDFLHDLDRGINRLIRTDLKKSARYLEAVKRIFRYLPPNLKPRLFAIQGRFHHWTGQYGSALRYYRMALREFRRRRNTEAVARLGKGLMDVYMYLGRYREALNIGRDSLNFFRRNRFQTDAGQILNNIGNVYHRMDNNHQALSHYNRALEIFGEEDSVSRAIVQYNRANVYTNLNQLRKAEELYRSAAELYRRSGMEIAETQAEYSLAYLYFLEDRYTEAATVFEAVYNKFNALGDVKSATNARLDMVEIDIQLNQYGSAIMAADEIIPEFGRLGMRYEQAKACFFAAEARIKLGDYVLASRRLRTAESLFVREDNNHWLGMIHITKSRLMIARRRFADTLRETDRAIERFVRSGNERRRIDAEIIKIEAMMQKGDIRGALKLAGTFTDEKLVSYQLYNLHCVIGQCYYNLREYDVALDKFREAVWIVEKMLEGLYPDEISYFFVIDKYYSYKMVVDCLLKLGRIQDSFISNLKALEIINRKAASERHLEKEVPQELVNRRDELRAALKKMNQSPRDSQRQAYSYARYFALEQELWANERKIRACLYPDRIKKDNGLGANDDIIGLLRPDETIVNFITTGAITGVFCVNRNKTEFAQLELNHDVLESLLRRLHFVFESVVSGYKYIDEAGLAAETYLKEIYRLVFKPIRSHLTGDRIIIMADGSFGQIPFNALKDENNHYLMEDFRLSYAVNPDDLRDRTELAGLSEWKNNAIFAISGDLLPSIEIEARRIKDIFGQSKVYYDQAADRQSLLKEIGRADGFLHIAAHASRSSENPLFSRILMGDGPFYPFDLFETGIRAKLVTLSGCQTAAPGLYYGNSFSLAKAFYQAGGRFVLATLWPVADKVSMLFMIRFYQALAEKENIHEAYWKTVRSMIDVTDNPAFWSSFVLLGI
- a CDS encoding S8 family serine peptidase yields the protein MIRFKNIRRVLAVFLSIISILLVSQPELWALDRMADQAIVRVRGNVNINSVIGDINGMPIDSINQSNTYLVTFPGTIPVDSAVNRLRPENGVLHAQPNFIWTLPEVEQISQSFPDENRPVFTMGISPIQYYDTALVYDINSDTANTFSTGAGVVVAVIDNGIRADHPLFVNSLAGPGYDFVDADDDPSEVPGEVFGHGTFVAGIIKRIAPDCQILPIRAFDADGYGNSFTAAKAIYYALEHGADVINMSFSMNESNLVMGTVIQEVLRGGPVMAAASGNDGLEMVTYPSGYSGVIAVSAIDTADYIADFSNFGYYLDVCAPGVNIYSSLAGEYEWGTWSGTSFSAAMVSGTAALVRQVKPDFNSKKVSKVLRLSANRYLDWGYIEGNEIHYGFGCVDALGAVNGAMTADDNFGEEAPNILNVTDMIRFIYGDDTEVLPENQVGDCNCSGQINILDVTLLVNYIYRGGPEPMCK